A genomic window from Mesorhizobium sp. 131-2-1 includes:
- the trbL gene encoding P-type conjugative transfer protein TrbL, translating to MGSTGVIDQFLGTFTRYIDSGFGLLGGEVAFIASTLIAIDVTLAALFWSWGADDDILARLVKKTLFVGVFAYLISSWNSLARIVFESFSGLGLKASGTGFSVQDLLRPGKVAQTGLDAGRPLLESISGLMGWVSFFENFIQIVCLLFAWALVLLAFFILAVQLFVTLIEFKLSTLAGFVLIPFGLFGKTAFMAERVLGNVISSGIKVLVLAVVIGIGSTLFGEFTQGFGGENPTIDQAMAIVLAALSLLGLGIFGPGIANGIVSGGPQLGAGAAVGTGLAAGGMVIAAGGAAGLAARGGSAALSAGSSIVRGGSTAALSGHGGASAAASGLGGVASAGISQNGSPLRRAAARARESVQSTAAAGPQSTSAGTGGTATGGTVGGNAERADAPSVARAGGLGGAAQDTPDWAKRMQRSRRLSHGVQTAAHAVRAGDAHGSGSSVSLSEGK from the coding sequence ATGGGCAGCACCGGCGTCATCGACCAATTCCTTGGCACTTTCACCCGCTATATCGACAGCGGTTTCGGCCTGCTTGGCGGCGAGGTCGCCTTCATCGCCAGCACGCTGATCGCCATCGACGTGACGCTAGCCGCACTTTTCTGGAGCTGGGGCGCCGATGACGACATCCTGGCGCGCCTGGTCAAGAAGACGCTGTTCGTCGGCGTCTTCGCCTATCTGATTTCCAGCTGGAACAGCCTCGCCCGCATCGTCTTCGAAAGTTTTTCCGGCCTCGGCCTGAAGGCCAGCGGCACGGGGTTTTCGGTCCAGGATCTGCTGCGCCCAGGCAAGGTGGCGCAAACCGGTCTCGACGCCGGACGACCGCTGCTTGAATCCATCTCCGGCTTGATGGGCTGGGTCTCCTTCTTCGAAAACTTCATCCAGATCGTCTGCCTGCTGTTCGCCTGGGCTCTGGTCTTGCTCGCCTTCTTCATCCTGGCGGTGCAGCTCTTCGTCACGCTGATCGAATTCAAGCTGTCGACCCTGGCCGGGTTTGTGCTGATCCCCTTCGGCCTCTTCGGCAAGACAGCCTTCATGGCCGAGCGTGTGCTCGGCAACGTCATCTCATCGGGCATCAAGGTGCTGGTGCTTGCCGTGGTCATCGGCATTGGCTCGACACTGTTCGGCGAGTTCACCCAGGGGTTCGGCGGCGAAAATCCCACCATCGATCAAGCCATGGCGATCGTGCTGGCTGCCTTGTCACTCTTGGGTCTGGGCATCTTCGGCCCGGGCATTGCCAATGGCATCGTCTCCGGCGGACCGCAGCTCGGTGCGGGTGCCGCCGTCGGAACAGGTCTCGCCGCAGGCGGTATGGTGATCGCCGCAGGCGGCGCCGCGGGCCTGGCAGCACGCGGCGGGTCGGCTGCTCTCTCCGCCGGCAGCTCCATTGTGCGCGGCGGCTCGACCGCAGCCCTGTCTGGCCACGGCGGCGCCTCGGCCGCGGCCTCCGGCTTGGGCGGCGTTGCAAGTGCCGGTATTTCGCAAAATGGCTCGCCGCTCAGGCGGGCCGCCGCGCGTGCGCGTGAATCCGTGCAATCGACCGCCGCCGCTGGCCCGCAGTCCACCAGCGCTGGGACCGGTGGAACCGCGACAGGGGGGACGGTTGGGGGCAATGCCGAACGCGCAGACGCCCCTTCCGTCGCCCGCGCCGGCGGGCTGGGCGGGGCGGCCCAAGACACCCCTGACTGGGCCAAACGCATGCAGCGGTCGCGGCGCCTGTCGCACGGCGTCCAGACCGCTGCCCACGCCGTCCGCGCTGGCGATGCCCATGGCAGCGGCAGTTCCGTTTCCCTCTCCGAAGGCAAATGA
- the trbF gene encoding conjugal transfer protein TrbF, whose translation MNIFRRPAVHYGKTPQPETPYQKAAQVWDERIGSARVQARNWRYMAFGSLVLSAGLAAALVSQSVRGTVVPWVVQVDTLGQAQAVAPATLDYKPTDPQIAWHLARFIEQVRSIPADPIVVRQNWLRAYEWTTDAGAAALNDYARVNDPFSKVGKQQVSVDVSSVIRASADSFRVAWAERRYENGQLSTTERWTAILTTVIQPPSDADRLRANPLGIYVNAINWSREMSQ comes from the coding sequence ATGAACATCTTTCGACGGCCCGCCGTTCACTACGGCAAGACACCTCAACCCGAGACCCCATACCAGAAGGCCGCGCAGGTCTGGGACGAACGCATCGGCTCGGCGCGCGTACAGGCGAGAAACTGGCGATACATGGCCTTTGGATCGCTGGTCCTGTCGGCGGGCCTTGCTGCGGCGCTTGTCTCGCAGTCAGTGCGCGGGACCGTGGTCCCCTGGGTGGTTCAGGTCGACACGCTCGGGCAGGCGCAGGCAGTTGCGCCGGCGACCTTAGACTATAAGCCGACCGACCCGCAGATAGCATGGCATCTGGCCCGGTTCATCGAGCAGGTCCGCTCGATTCCGGCCGACCCGATCGTAGTGCGTCAAAACTGGCTGCGCGCCTACGAATGGACCACTGACGCGGGTGCCGCCGCGCTCAACGACTATGCCCGGGTCAATGACCCGTTCTCGAAGGTCGGCAAGCAGCAAGTCTCGGTCGACGTCTCGTCGGTCATCCGCGCCTCTGCGGACTCCTTCCGCGTCGCCTGGGCCGAGCGTCGTTACGAAAACGGACAGCTCTCCACCACCGAGCGATGGACCGCCATCCTCACGACCGTGATCCAGCCGCCGAGTGATGCCGACCGGCTTCGGGCCAATCCACTCGGCATCTACGTCAACGCCATCAACTGGTCGCGGGAGATGAGCCAATGA
- a CDS encoding LysR family transcriptional regulator, which yields MELLQSGLKLRQLQVFREVLRTGSTRRAAMALGISQPAVSQHVKQLEATIGITLFKRSANRIVPMQEAWELLRNIELALTSLDRLEASIFAMKNEERQRIAIAAPSVFGFVTLPRVVGIIHSRTASNVRSISGSYDQIGEHILAGRADLGISRLPLDPQLFEWAPLGSARNVCIFHPDHRFSRQSCIEAQDLAGETIVDIDPQFAAHQMNFNALRFAGVEPNILVEFDCNGHEAGYVSAGLGISITNEIIARENAAFHLCARPVEPSALYHYVAVWQKGRTFSNALKVSVEAIVAAFAPTMSAAA from the coding sequence ATGGAGTTGCTGCAAAGCGGCCTAAAGCTCCGGCAGTTGCAGGTTTTCCGCGAGGTGCTGCGAACCGGTTCGACAAGGCGCGCGGCAATGGCCCTCGGCATAAGCCAGCCGGCGGTCAGTCAACATGTGAAGCAACTTGAGGCGACGATTGGCATTACACTCTTCAAAAGATCAGCCAACCGCATTGTGCCGATGCAAGAAGCCTGGGAACTGTTGCGGAACATCGAGCTGGCGCTGACGTCACTAGACCGTCTGGAAGCGTCCATCTTCGCCATGAAGAACGAAGAAAGGCAGCGGATCGCGATCGCCGCGCCTTCGGTCTTCGGCTTTGTGACTTTGCCGCGGGTTGTGGGTATCATCCATTCGAGGACCGCCTCGAATGTCCGATCGATTTCCGGAAGCTACGATCAGATCGGCGAGCACATCCTGGCCGGGCGCGCGGATCTCGGAATCTCGAGGCTGCCTCTCGATCCCCAGCTGTTTGAATGGGCGCCCCTGGGCTCGGCGCGCAACGTATGCATCTTTCATCCTGATCATCGTTTCTCGAGGCAGTCGTGCATCGAGGCTCAAGACCTCGCGGGAGAAACGATCGTCGACATCGATCCTCAATTTGCAGCCCATCAAATGAACTTCAACGCCTTGCGCTTCGCGGGTGTTGAGCCAAACATTCTGGTTGAGTTTGACTGCAACGGTCACGAAGCGGGCTACGTTTCGGCTGGGCTTGGAATCTCGATAACCAATGAGATCATTGCGCGTGAGAATGCGGCGTTTCACCTGTGCGCAAGACCGGTTGAACCCTCAGCGCTCTATCACTACGTGGCGGTCTGGCAGAAAGGCAGGACTTTCTCCAACGCCTTAAAGGTTTCCGTTGAGGCTATCGTCGCTGCCTTCGCTCCAACGATGTCCGCAGCTGCGTAG
- a CDS encoding ABC transporter permease, with translation MNFQLMLDAVVVLSSGVGLTLTLTALSLIAGFLLSVPLAFIRAFARPSLSLAVLGYTYVFRGTPMLVQLFLLYYGLSQIEAVRASVFWVILRDPFWCALLTFSLNSAAHTTEILCRGLQSVPKGLTEAAAALGLKRLQTARLVTFPIAFRISLPAYGNEVVGMIKGSSLASTVTLLEITGMARQMVSATFAPFEIFIVAGAIYLSLTSVAVKATQFLERRLATDGPPGARRRLRPKSALCELEITTSTP, from the coding sequence GTGAATTTCCAGCTGATGCTTGATGCGGTGGTGGTGCTCTCCTCTGGCGTGGGGCTTACGTTGACGCTGACCGCGCTGTCGCTGATCGCGGGGTTTCTTCTGTCGGTGCCGCTGGCGTTCATCCGTGCCTTCGCGCGTCCCAGCCTGTCGCTCGCGGTGCTGGGTTACACTTATGTCTTTCGGGGCACACCGATGCTCGTTCAGCTCTTCCTGCTCTATTACGGCCTCAGCCAGATCGAGGCTGTGAGGGCAAGCGTCTTTTGGGTGATCCTACGGGACCCTTTCTGGTGCGCCCTGCTGACATTCTCGCTCAACAGCGCGGCGCACACCACCGAGATCTTGTGTCGAGGTCTCCAGTCCGTGCCGAAGGGGCTGACCGAGGCCGCCGCGGCGCTCGGCTTGAAACGCCTTCAAACCGCTCGCCTTGTTACCTTTCCGATCGCCTTCAGGATTTCGCTTCCGGCCTACGGGAACGAAGTCGTGGGCATGATCAAGGGCTCTTCCCTGGCAAGCACGGTGACGCTTCTCGAGATCACCGGCATGGCAAGGCAGATGGTTTCGGCCACCTTCGCCCCCTTCGAAATCTTCATCGTCGCCGGCGCGATCTATCTGTCGCTTACATCGGTCGCGGTGAAAGCAACTCAGTTTCTGGAACGGCGGCTCGCGACCGACGGTCCTCCTGGCGCACGACGCAGGTTGCGACCAAAGTCAGCGCTGTGCGAACTCGAGATCACGACATCCACGCCGTGA
- a CDS encoding CapA family protein codes for MKDHFCAVVTGQSLIKHDIRNIQDERFAEIVRFLGQGDLVFTNFESTILAKDGGWPTKGKYFGYSRVEVLDALQAIGFNALALANNHAFDLGPNGVLSTLEEVETRGFLHAGVGANEANAARPGRRRLGTREVALLAMDAGPGPANMYAENGTAFRPARPGVNRLKTVRKIGVPDGHFRRLARLGEQLQSSPFELANYAQPEDPPEVATGKEINFYGTVFAQAANFGRLIEVDSKSANIHLSAIRQAAAQGDFVVAYLHHHHWEPGWQDVPHWVRTFARSCIDAGADLFVSHGAPVLQALEIYNGSPIFYGLGNFLFHVHATENEWDPPEVWQSIVAACRYDAGGSLEGIDLLPVVIGADAQSIGSATGRLVPTTAIGNVARDILEGFATRSRVFGTDIAPSGATGRIAVHAVRKYG; via the coding sequence ATGAAAGACCATTTTTGCGCGGTTGTAACCGGCCAATCCTTGATCAAGCACGACATCCGCAATATTCAAGACGAACGGTTCGCGGAAATTGTCCGTTTCCTGGGGCAGGGCGACCTCGTCTTCACCAACTTCGAGTCGACCATCCTCGCCAAAGACGGCGGTTGGCCGACCAAAGGCAAGTACTTCGGGTATTCCAGGGTCGAAGTGCTGGACGCACTGCAGGCAATCGGCTTCAACGCGCTTGCGCTGGCGAACAACCACGCTTTCGATCTCGGCCCTAACGGGGTGCTGAGTACCTTAGAAGAGGTTGAAACGCGCGGGTTCCTTCATGCTGGGGTAGGGGCCAACGAGGCAAATGCGGCGCGACCGGGCCGCCGCCGTCTCGGAACGCGCGAGGTGGCTCTTCTAGCCATGGACGCAGGGCCAGGCCCCGCCAACATGTATGCCGAGAACGGTACAGCGTTTCGCCCGGCACGCCCAGGTGTCAACCGGCTGAAGACGGTTCGAAAGATAGGGGTGCCAGATGGGCATTTCCGAAGACTGGCAAGGTTGGGCGAACAGTTGCAAAGCTCCCCCTTTGAACTCGCCAACTATGCGCAACCAGAGGACCCGCCGGAGGTGGCGACCGGAAAGGAGATCAATTTCTACGGCACCGTGTTCGCGCAGGCCGCCAACTTCGGTCGGCTCATTGAGGTCGATTCTAAGAGCGCAAACATCCATTTGTCCGCTATCCGGCAGGCAGCAGCACAAGGCGACTTCGTCGTCGCCTACCTGCATCATCACCATTGGGAACCAGGTTGGCAGGACGTGCCGCATTGGGTGCGGACTTTTGCCCGGTCCTGCATCGATGCCGGCGCCGACCTCTTCGTCAGTCACGGCGCCCCCGTGCTTCAAGCGCTCGAGATCTACAATGGATCGCCGATCTTCTATGGCCTTGGAAACTTTCTTTTCCACGTACACGCCACCGAAAACGAATGGGACCCGCCGGAAGTCTGGCAAAGTATCGTCGCAGCTTGCCGTTATGATGCGGGCGGAAGCCTTGAAGGGATAGACCTCCTGCCCGTTGTCATCGGCGCGGACGCGCAGTCTATCGGATCGGCAACGGGCAGGCTGGTTCCCACGACGGCAATCGGGAACGTTGCGCGAGATATCCTTGAGGGGTTTGCAACCCGTTCGCGGGTCTTCGGTACCGATATCGCGCCATCCGGAGCCACCGGCCGCATCGCTGTGCACGCCGTGCGGAAATACGGCTAA
- a CDS encoding transporter substrate-binding domain-containing protein, with protein MSVFPVRAEGERALSIATEGASPPWDGTDANGELYGYDVDVGRELCRRINIKCSFVAQDWDGIIPALVVGKFDVIMSGMAITEKRKQSIAFSVPYAGGFNQFVVRKELGLDAGDTKQKVNLSSVGDKEKAAIDHARSVLTGKAIGVLRSSNSEAVLKDLFGDVVTIRSYDSLDNLKLDLAAGRVDGGLADFFTWRDFLETPAGSIAVFFGPELKGGLWGPGVGAGMRKDDTELLAKFNAAIDAATKDGTLKALSIKWFKTDIAPAVAK; from the coding sequence ATGTCAGTCTTCCCTGTCCGGGCTGAGGGCGAGCGCGCGCTATCGATCGCCACCGAAGGCGCCTCGCCGCCATGGGATGGCACCGACGCCAATGGCGAGCTCTACGGTTATGACGTCGATGTCGGACGTGAGCTGTGTCGCCGCATCAACATCAAATGCAGCTTCGTCGCGCAGGACTGGGACGGCATCATTCCGGCTCTCGTCGTCGGCAAATTCGACGTCATCATGTCCGGCATGGCGATCACCGAGAAGCGAAAACAGTCGATCGCATTTTCAGTCCCCTACGCCGGCGGCTTCAATCAGTTCGTCGTGCGCAAAGAACTAGGGCTGGACGCCGGTGACACCAAGCAAAAGGTCAATCTATCGTCGGTCGGAGACAAGGAAAAAGCGGCCATCGACCACGCCAGATCGGTGCTCACTGGCAAGGCCATCGGCGTCCTGCGCTCATCGAATTCGGAGGCTGTCCTGAAGGATCTCTTCGGCGATGTCGTCACCATTCGAAGCTATGACAGTCTAGACAATCTGAAGCTTGACCTTGCGGCCGGACGAGTCGACGGCGGGCTTGCCGACTTTTTCACATGGCGGGATTTTCTGGAGACGCCGGCTGGTTCGATTGCGGTGTTTTTTGGGCCCGAACTGAAGGGCGGCCTCTGGGGCCCGGGCGTCGGCGCCGGCATGCGCAAGGACGATACCGAGTTGCTCGCCAAGTTCAACGCGGCAATCGACGCGGCCACCAAGGATGGAACGCTCAAGGCGCTGAGCATCAAATGGTTCAAGACCGACATCGCGCCGGCCGTTGCGAAATAG
- the trbK-alt gene encoding putative entry exclusion protein TrbK-alt, producing the protein MDGKTFVRLVAVIFVAIAVTAAALEMTRKQESPAGMAATVPAPSAPDPLRKSLRRCQGLGEAALRDDDCLRVWAEQRDRFLGFKAPSGSSTSEPPAPRPQDATRSEAR; encoded by the coding sequence ATGGACGGCAAGACCTTCGTGCGCCTCGTCGCCGTCATCTTCGTCGCGATCGCCGTCACGGCGGCGGCGCTTGAGATGACCCGGAAGCAGGAAAGTCCCGCCGGCATGGCAGCTACCGTGCCGGCACCTTCGGCCCCGGACCCACTTCGCAAGAGCCTTCGCCGCTGCCAGGGGCTCGGCGAGGCTGCCTTGCGTGACGATGATTGCTTGCGCGTGTGGGCCGAACAACGCGATCGGTTCCTCGGTTTCAAGGCACCGTCTGGGAGCTCGACCTCCGAGCCGCCCGCGCCGCGGCCACAAGACGCGACCCGGTCGGAGGCGCGATAG
- a CDS encoding ABC transporter permease subunit (The N-terminal region of this protein, as described by TIGR01726, is a three transmembrane segment that identifies a subfamily of ABC transporter permease subunits, which specificities that include histidine, arginine, glutamine, glutamate, L-cystine (sic), the opines (in Agrobacterium) octopine and nopaline, etc.) → MNGFAAQFLFAFTVTLSLALVSGSLGTVFGLLLAISNGAVSPQLRRVVTAYTTVVRGVPELVIILLIYFGGTTFASMVAGRYVEVNAFTAGVVALSVVFSGYATEVFRGAIAAVPAGQTEAANSLGLKAWQRWAFIIGPQMLRLALPAYGNLWISLFKDTALVSIVGLTDIMRVAFVGAGSLRAPLTFYLAASALYLTLTTITLLSIRLAERRYPSFGH, encoded by the coding sequence ATGAACGGTTTTGCTGCTCAATTTCTTTTTGCATTCACGGTGACGCTGAGCCTTGCGCTTGTCAGCGGTTCCTTGGGCACAGTATTCGGGCTGCTGCTGGCCATTTCCAACGGTGCGGTCTCGCCCCAGCTAAGAAGGGTTGTGACGGCTTACACCACGGTGGTTCGTGGCGTGCCAGAACTTGTCATTATCCTGCTCATCTACTTTGGAGGCACCACGTTCGCCAGCATGGTTGCCGGCCGCTACGTGGAGGTGAATGCGTTCACCGCAGGGGTGGTCGCGCTCTCAGTCGTGTTCAGCGGCTATGCCACCGAAGTGTTTCGGGGCGCGATTGCCGCCGTACCGGCAGGGCAGACAGAAGCGGCCAACTCACTTGGGCTGAAAGCCTGGCAGCGTTGGGCCTTCATCATCGGTCCGCAGATGCTGCGGCTGGCGCTGCCTGCCTATGGCAATCTCTGGATTTCGCTTTTCAAGGATACCGCGCTGGTGTCGATCGTCGGCCTGACCGACATAATGCGCGTTGCCTTTGTCGGCGCCGGGTCGCTCCGCGCGCCGCTGACCTTCTACCTCGCGGCCTCTGCTCTTTATCTCACCCTGACGACGATCACGCTGCTGTCGATCCGGCTGGCGGAGCGGCGGTACCCCTCATTCGGTCATTAG
- a CDS encoding DUF2274 domain-containing protein: protein MAKLKLGPIADDKPVKVTVELPAPLHRDLSRYAEILGRDSGQPSADPLRLIVPMLERFIATDRGFAKAKQERRG from the coding sequence ATGGCCAAGCTGAAACTCGGTCCGATTGCAGACGACAAGCCGGTTAAGGTCACAGTGGAACTGCCGGCGCCGCTGCACCGCGATCTGTCCAGATATGCTGAGATCCTTGGCCGCGACTCGGGTCAACCATCCGCCGATCCCCTTCGCCTGATCGTGCCGATGCTGGAGCGCTTCATCGCGACGGATCGCGGGTTTGCCAAGGCCAAGCAAGAGCGGAGGGGTTGA
- the trbG gene encoding P-type conjugative transfer protein TrbG, whose product MNVSARAIATVTLRRSAFALAVLSGSLLAGCATAKRPPQISYDAYVPPLPAVPAAAVDEKPKPLHVPPGWIPARGGAAGSTPVARVENANAAARVQPRREGYYNAIQIYPWSEGALYQVYAAPGQITDIALEPGESLTGEGPIAAGDTARWIIGDTESGAGVARRVHVLVKPSRADITTNLVITTDRRSYMIELQSGEKPYMPAVAWAYPALPAGQARTIPATPAMPDVTARNYRYGLTGDVAPWRPVSVYDDGRRVYVEFPRGIVQGEMPPIFVIGPDGEAEIANSRVYQNTLIVDRLFGAAELRLGSGKRQQTVRIVRTDATRRGLWMPGSNPGSKATNAFRQRGGQES is encoded by the coding sequence ATGAACGTGTCAGCGCGTGCTATCGCCACTGTCACTCTGAGAAGGTCGGCGTTCGCGTTGGCGGTGCTTTCGGGCTCGCTGCTCGCCGGCTGTGCCACAGCCAAGAGACCGCCACAGATCTCCTACGATGCCTACGTCCCGCCTCTGCCGGCTGTTCCGGCTGCCGCTGTCGATGAGAAGCCAAAACCGCTACACGTGCCACCCGGATGGATTCCGGCGCGCGGCGGCGCGGCCGGCAGCACGCCGGTGGCGCGTGTCGAAAACGCCAATGCGGCCGCCCGTGTCCAGCCCCGCCGTGAGGGCTACTACAACGCCATCCAGATATATCCCTGGAGTGAAGGCGCCCTGTATCAGGTCTATGCCGCTCCCGGACAGATAACCGACATCGCGCTTGAGCCCGGCGAAAGTCTGACCGGCGAAGGTCCGATCGCGGCGGGCGACACCGCGCGCTGGATCATCGGCGACACCGAAAGCGGAGCGGGCGTCGCCCGGCGCGTCCATGTGCTGGTCAAGCCTTCGCGCGCCGACATCACCACAAATCTCGTCATCACCACCGACCGGCGCAGCTACATGATCGAGCTCCAATCGGGCGAGAAGCCGTACATGCCCGCTGTCGCCTGGGCCTATCCCGCGCTGCCGGCCGGACAAGCGCGGACGATCCCCGCGACGCCGGCTATGCCCGACGTCACCGCACGCAACTACCGCTATGGTCTCACCGGCGACGTGGCGCCCTGGAGGCCTGTCAGTGTCTATGACGACGGCAGGCGGGTCTATGTCGAGTTTCCACGCGGGATCGTGCAAGGCGAGATGCCGCCCATCTTCGTCATCGGCCCTGACGGCGAGGCTGAAATCGCCAACAGCCGCGTCTACCAGAATACCCTGATCGTCGACCGGCTTTTCGGCGCGGCGGAACTACGCCTTGGCAGTGGCAAGCGGCAGCAGACCGTCAGGATCGTGCGCACCGATGCCACGAGGAGAGGTCTGTGGATGCCTGGCTCCAATCCGGGGTCGAAAGCAACCAACGCATTTCGTCAACGGGGAGGGCAGGAGTCATGA
- a CDS encoding TrbI/VirB10 family protein encodes MNENEIAAAPMKLRAEPPRVTRLSRKVLAGISLAASLGVGGALIYALQTSETGKHGDELYSTSNRQPADGLASLPRDYTGPVLGPPLPGDLGRPILDAQNKGQPVVPPTIATPMVDEAEQRRRAEEEAARTSRVFFQTGQTTMAMSETPGAIAPPNLATADLAGQMGQSTAQDRQLAFLNAAADRRTVAPDRVTPPASPYVLQAGAVIPAALITGIRSDLPGQITAQVTENVYDSPTGRSLLIPQGTRVIGQYDNGVGFGQRRVLLVWSRLLFPNGRSIVLERQPGTDGQGYAGLEDGVDYHWAELFKAAALTTILSVGAEAGSSGQESDIVRALRGGASDSLSQVGQQIVQRQLNIAPTLTIRPGFNVRVVVTRDLVLEPYGG; translated from the coding sequence ATGAACGAGAACGAAATCGCTGCCGCCCCGATGAAGCTTCGCGCCGAGCCGCCGCGCGTCACGCGCCTGTCCCGCAAGGTGCTCGCCGGCATCAGCCTGGCTGCATCACTCGGCGTTGGCGGCGCGCTGATCTACGCGCTTCAGACCAGTGAAACAGGCAAGCACGGCGACGAGCTCTACTCGACGTCCAACAGGCAGCCCGCCGATGGGCTGGCAAGCCTGCCGCGCGACTACACCGGCCCCGTTCTGGGGCCGCCGCTGCCTGGCGATCTTGGCCGGCCGATACTCGATGCCCAGAACAAGGGACAGCCAGTCGTGCCGCCAACGATCGCGACACCCATGGTTGATGAGGCGGAACAGCGGCGGCGGGCCGAAGAGGAGGCGGCACGCACCTCGCGTGTTTTCTTCCAGACGGGACAGACAACTATGGCGATGTCCGAAACGCCCGGAGCAATTGCCCCACCGAACCTTGCCACTGCCGACCTTGCGGGTCAGATGGGCCAGTCGACCGCGCAAGACCGACAGCTTGCCTTCTTGAATGCGGCCGCTGATCGGCGCACCGTAGCACCGGATCGCGTCACGCCGCCGGCGTCGCCCTATGTGCTCCAGGCAGGGGCTGTCATTCCGGCAGCACTCATCACCGGCATCCGTTCCGATCTGCCTGGCCAGATCACGGCCCAGGTCACCGAAAATGTCTATGACAGTCCGACGGGTCGCTCGCTGTTGATCCCGCAGGGCACGCGGGTCATTGGTCAGTATGACAACGGGGTCGGCTTCGGCCAGCGGCGCGTTCTGCTCGTCTGGAGTAGGCTGCTCTTTCCCAACGGCCGTTCTATTGTTCTTGAACGCCAGCCTGGCACTGACGGCCAAGGCTATGCCGGCCTGGAGGACGGCGTCGACTACCATTGGGCCGAGTTGTTTAAGGCGGCTGCACTCACAACCATTCTCAGCGTTGGCGCGGAGGCCGGCTCGTCTGGCCAGGAAAGCGATATCGTGCGCGCGCTGCGCGGTGGTGCCTCCGACAGCCTCAGCCAGGTCGGCCAGCAGATCGTCCAGCGCCAACTGAACATTGCACCGACGCTGACGATACGGCCGGGCTTTAATGTGCGTGTCGTCGTTACGCGCGATCTCGTGCTCGAACCCTATGGAGGCTGA
- a CDS encoding helix-turn-helix domain-containing protein, with translation MLKLQRSALVQTGSRPKESGPHPADEHVGKQIATVRVQSDVSQGQLARSIGISFQQLQKYENARNRVSSSMLYEIASSLGVPVSRFFEGLPGNGQKRGEARPLPVDERLDFIASAEGRRLIEGLMNLPPRVRGRVSALIAALGEELRLDDANNETPDECSPADRKTA, from the coding sequence TTGTTGAAACTGCAACGCTCCGCCCTTGTTCAGACTGGATCGAGACCAAAGGAGAGTGGCCCTCATCCCGCCGACGAGCATGTCGGCAAACAAATCGCGACGGTTCGCGTCCAGTCGGACGTCTCGCAGGGTCAACTCGCCCGGTCGATAGGCATCAGCTTCCAGCAACTTCAGAAATACGAGAACGCCAGGAACCGCGTTAGCTCATCCATGCTCTACGAGATCGCCAGCTCATTGGGCGTCCCCGTAAGCCGCTTCTTCGAGGGCTTACCGGGTAATGGCCAGAAACGCGGGGAAGCGAGGCCCCTGCCCGTGGATGAACGGCTTGACTTCATTGCCAGCGCGGAAGGCCGCCGCCTAATCGAAGGGCTAATGAACCTTCCCCCTCGGGTGCGTGGCCGGGTCTCAGCGCTGATAGCGGCCTTGGGAGAAGAATTGCGGCTCGACGACGCGAACAACGAGACGCCCGACGAGTGCTCGCCGGCCGACCGCAAGACGGCCTGA
- a CDS encoding helix-turn-helix domain-containing protein — translation MVSPRQIRAARALLGWSQQELADKAIVSLNALTRLENGKVDSRISTLQAIEAALTKAGIEFLSAGQKGEGVRLLDPQA, via the coding sequence ATGGTCAGTCCACGACAGATTCGAGCCGCACGAGCTTTGCTTGGTTGGTCGCAGCAGGAGCTTGCTGACAAGGCAATTGTTTCGCTGAATGCGCTCACCCGATTGGAAAACGGCAAGGTCGATTCCCGGATCAGTACTTTGCAGGCCATTGAGGCTGCTTTGACAAAAGCGGGGATCGAATTCTTGTCCGCTGGTCAAAAGGGTGAGGGTGTGCGGCTCTTGGATCCTCAGGCGTGA